From the Elaeis guineensis isolate ETL-2024a chromosome 16, EG11, whole genome shotgun sequence genome, the window TGGGCCGGCTGATTGCCAACGCTCCAGTTGCACCAAAATATCTGATAAATGAAGTGTGTACCATATGCATTGCCAGTGACTGGTCACATAAAATCAGAAATGACTGccaagaaagtggagagagaagtcCATTTAAAATAAACCACAGGGCATCAACGATCAATGTTACAAAAATGTGGCCTCTATAAGCAGAAACACTAAGCCTTCTAATGAAAccctgtcaaaagttgacaaggtAAATCGGAGGACATTCAGAAGGAAAATTAACTGGATAACATGCCCTTCTTATATATAAAAATGAATATTTTCTTGTGCCCGACTATCATTTCGTTACATGGTGATAATAAAGGTAAGatcatatatattaaaaaatggtGATGGTGATACCAACAATAAGAAATGAATTACAAGTATAATACTCGGTGACAGCATTGCCTAGAAGAAATGCCTTCTTGGGAGAAAAGATGCCATCTGGAGTAATTGGATAACTGAGAGTCAGAACTTCATCTGTCACTTAGATCCCAAAGGAGTTTCCGACTAACTGGCGGTGCGAGTCCAGGGATGTCGCGAATATCCTTGTTATGTGGGTTCACAAGCTGGACATTTGAAAAACAAGGATTTAGCAATTGAGATGATTCCAAAAATAAGAACCTTTGTACACACAATCAGGAAGATCCAAAGCACGCCAATGTTTACAATGAAGTTAGTCTGGTTTTTGGTATTATCCACAATACAAATATAGTTCTGGAATTCCAAAGCACATCAATGTTTATGAACCTTTGTGCACACAATCAGAAAATCATTCAGTATAAGAACTTGGAAGGAACCCAAGTGATTTGACTGGAGCCGGTACACAATACTTGCCAAGTACAAAACTTAGTTCCATTTTCTTCCATATGTGGTGGCAATACATTCACAGGGACCAAGCTTGAACAAAGTTTGAGCATGGTATCTGAGGAACTATGACAGGACCCCAAAACAATTGGAAATTGCAGAAGCCTGGAAAACTCTGATTTCAAGACAAGCATTCATTCTATGAACTACTTAAAGTGAAGAGAGAGATTATTAGTGCATATCATTAAATATCAATCATTTTAATTAACTGAGCCTGTTTAAATTTCAACTATTTCATAGGATTCATTAAATGCTACATCATCTCATCCTAAAGAAATCAGGTAGAACAACATCACAGTAAGATGCTTTTGGAGAGACAAGTTTGATATGGAAATGAAAGAGCAAGGTCAGCTCCACAGATCCACAGGATCAAGGATGGGCAGCATGCTGAAAACTGTCATCAAAAGGGGTCCACAATATGAAGGAGTCTGGTTAGGTGAGGACAATGCCTTGTGAGTATTGTCTGGGTTTGGGTTTGGGTTTGGGCTGTGAGAACAGCCTGCATATGAGTTCCAAGCATAAATCTTAACTGGCTTACCGCAGCATGGATCGAGAAATTATTTGCATTGTCCAAGCAATATTATGTATCAACAGTTCAAAAGAAAAGTagtaacaaaaagaaaaaagaagttaGCAAAAGAAGCTTCAAATATATTCACCTTTACAATAATGATTGCTACCACCCCAATCACTATGAGGAAGAGCATGGCCATTATACAACGGTCAGTCGCAACCTAAATGAAGAAAAATGTTGTGAATATGAGAGGACAGACACACCAAAGATTAGAGAACCAGATAAGAAGTCCAAGTCTTTGAGAAACTAACCGATCTACCAATTTCCTTCACCAGTTGAGATGCCTTCTTGATTGAAAAATGGATTGAATCCAGTTCATTAACAATCCTACTCATTTGTTCAGTCTGACAAAATTTATGAGATATAAGAATGTTAACCATATTGTTTACCTCATTGGAAATCATGAAGAGAAATTATCTACTGGGATTTAAGGCTGATGTGGGAAGAGAGGGACACACCTGTGCCTTGAGGGCAGCTGCAGTCTCTGCACCAACATTGACCGTGTCTTCCACAACCTGTAATCCACAGAACCACAAAGTTGTTGATTAAATCTGGAAATGGAAGAATCTTGAGACTCAAGCTGTCCATAATACTGAAAAGGAATCATCGGTATCGTATATATTCTGCACTCTTTAGAGCTGCTCACTTTCATCTTTAACATTACCAAGATAATTGTATGTTCTGGACAGTCAGGTTCTCAATGCCCTATAGTTTCATGCCATTTTCATAAAGGAAATATACAAAGGCCACATCTTCTAGAGATATCAGATGGTAGGAAGCTAATAAAGAAAACAAGTTCCCCTGACATAAAGAATTAATCTAGTGACGGGCTGCATTGGTGGATGCAAGTAGAAAAGTGTAAGGTCAATTGACCCCACAAAAAAAATAAGGCCCCAATATGTATATACTAGACTATTAGGAGGAAAGGCCATATTGACTTAGTGAAAAAAGCCAAAATTGACCCCACAATAttaggcatatatatatatataggaaaaGCCAAAATTGACcccattaatttaataaattgacTCCAtgtctcatataaaattttaaagaaataaaaaaataaaaaagatcgcATCAAAAAAGTAATTATGACCTATATTCTCTCTCTCTAATGACTCATATGTCctatctctcttttcctctttccttCTTTCACACCACTTtaacctctctccctctctctctttctttctctttctttattacttatttatttattttttaatatcacaTCCCAATCCCATCTGTTTATCTCTTATATTTAAATCTCACatcgatttattttttataccctAAAAGGATCATATCAAAAGATGAAAAGAGTAATTATGatctacattctctctctttaacGACTCATATAtcccacctctctctccttctctcatgCCACTTTGACCCCTTTCTCCAACCTTAATCCCATGGTCCCCATCCGTCCATCTCTTACATTTAAACTCACATCCACTTATTTTTTATACCCTAATCAATCCAAatgcaataaaaaattatatgttcttcttttctctcttcccaagttGAATTAGATGTCTCTTTTAGCTTCTTTTTTTTATaacattttttttagttttttccgtcttctcttttttttcactcatatcaaatatatatgattaaaataaattttggttagccattataattttaatatttaataatatataagaTTTTACTATGGtgctcttttataatattttattataaaagatatttaagatattataaattatcattttttatatattttattattttaaaaaataatattttattattttttcttctttctatctTCGTagcttttttacttttttttattatattgactCTATAAAGCAAAATTCCTGGATTCGCCGCTGACGGGCTAGAGAAAGCTAGCAGCACCCAGGAATGGCAGTTTACAACACCTTAACTTTATTGCTCAAATAAAAATGGAGAGACCAACTAAAATTTCTGAATGATATTAAAACTGGTGTGGTTAAACAAAAATGCGCATGCTCCAAAAAGTGCACCCTATGTGACTTCACGTGCCCAAGATAAAgtgctaaaaaattattaatatttatatgtaacaccagaaaaatataagagttagATCAAACCCCATTAGAGAATATCGTATGAATTCATGGAGATGTAATTACATCATATAATAAAATGTAAAGTAAAAGGAATCATAGCATAAACTTAGTCAAAGGGTCTTGATAGAAGAGGAAAACCTAAAACATATGTCTTGGAAATGAAGGAAAATTTAAGCCAATATTGATGTTTATGAATACGAAGGCAAAACAATTTATACAGTAAAATCAAACAGCTAAAATAAGGTTGTCCAGTTCGCCATTTACAGCAGAAGGCACAAGAACATTGAAAGAAAATGATTTGCAATTAGCATCTTCATCAGCCAAAACTATAGATACTGAAATTAGACCTCCTTCCACTTCAACTTAGAGGTAGACCatgattttaaaaatcaaaagaaaatgaGTACAGGAAAAAGACTGTGACTCCACCAATATTATCTTTTTATAGATAGGCCTAGGCAACTCAGTTAGGCAGCTTGccatatgccatgctatgtctAAAGTTGTAGCACAACAAAACCTGAAAAAGGCTGCCAACTACAATCTTTTGGTCAATTACATATTAGAATTTATAGAAAAATCTAACCTTCTTTGACCGCTCGATAGCTTGATCTGTCTCATCCATCATTTGATGTCCAGTGTCCATTAACTGTTGATTGGTCATAGCTGCACATGTTGCATTAGAAATTGGAGATCACTTTAAAGTTCTTAGATTAGAATCAAGGAATTAAAAAACAAATTCATAAAGTTATGAAAAGATgcagctaatttttaatttaacaaGCACTTGACAATGGACAGGTCAACTCGACTTTGACATCAATGTTTGCAGAAAAGTAGGCTTGAAAGCAAGGAGCCCAATAAAACAACAAAGATGACTAAACTTTTTTCTTGAGTAGCTTTAATTAGAAATGGTTCAGTATAATCTCATTCATCTAAGTTTCTCATTGGTACTGTCATGATTTAGATGATTTCCTCCAATAACTAGACAAGGTGCAAATTGGAGTTCCAGAAACAGAACGTACATTTGCTGACACAAGGACAGTTTCCCCTTAGGATTTCAACAGGCATAACTTAAGACTTATAATTTTTAAAAGCATGCTGTAGAACCACCTGTTAGCAATAAAAAGCCGCTGTTACATATTGCAGAACCACCTGATTAGCATAAAAAGCATCTATTAATCCATATTGGAATAGTAACGCTATGAAATATAGCTATATAGGTCAGTACCATCTTCCATAATACtagatctatctaaaaatctgatTATATCCCCATAATTCCAGATAACTTGATGTCTTCATAGAGTAGTCAACGTAGCTTTTATACACAATTGACTAAATTTAAGGATACCACCTCTGCTGTAATTTTTTTCTGCATCTTTTATCACAACCTCCATCCATGTCACCCTAGGTCTTCCCCCTCGTACATCCTTGAACAAAATTAAGGTACCTCTTCTTGTCAGAATCCCCTCGGATCTCTGTTGTGCATGCCCATACCATCTCAATTGATTCTCCATCACTTTGTTCTCTGTTCGTGCAACTCCAATAGTTCCTCTAATATATTCATTTTGTAGTCTATCCTTTCTAATCCAAGatatataaaatattcaaaataacAAGTTGGGATAACCTAAATCCACTTAAACCCTTTTTTTGCTATTTTAAATCATTTGGAAGAGTtatgtatattatatttatataatacatagatacatacacacatacatacatacatacacatatatatatatatatagagagagagagagagtaagaaATACATGGATTTCATGTGTCTATGTGTCCACAATTGTGTAACTTGGATTCTCCCAATTTCTCTCAACATTTTGATAACAAAAAGGGACAATAAGAACCCATTCAAATTAATACGTGTTGTTGGTTCGTGAAAAATCTAAACTCCAAACAACCTTATCTTTTATTTGAAGACACTTActatgattaaatttaattaaatgagttgaaaaataaaaagattaaagAAAATCACAACTCAGATCTAGTCAATCAAATGAAAGGTaccattaaataattttttgattaacaCACGCATGTGGctttttcaatcaaaaatctactTTCTATTTAACAAAAAATATACCGTACTATATCAAAAAATGTACACGATCAATAAAAGAAATTACAAGATCAATACAATTTTTTTCAGCCAATCATTCTCTTGCAGTCCTTTATTATGTTATGTGCAATATTAAATGGTGAATGCAAGCTGCAACCACCAATGAGAGTACCAACTTGGTTAAATTTTGTAACATGTTCATGACGTGATCATGTATATGAATGTTCCCACGAACAAAAGAAGCACACAAACTGATTCAAGTGAACACAAATAATAATAGTAATGACCCAGGAACTAAGACTTACAGGTGTTTACAAGTACATGCACTTTCTAGTATAAGCTTACTTTCATCTCGATTTTAAATAGCTTAAATGTAATTACATATTTGCAAGTATATTTTATGCCAAGGTAACAAAAGAACTTACTTGATGCTAGCATAACATTTTCATCACCAACTCCATCTCCAACACCAAGACCGTCAAAGAGATCAACTCTTTTATTTTCAAGACTACTTGCATGCCTGTGGTTCCAAAAATGAgagtatttaaaataaatttaacaaaattgggcaagtttttttttcttttttttgtatattGGATAAGAAAATAATAACTGAAAACCCAAACTTTCTAGTAACACAAAGGATATGACAATGGTATGAGTAAAATTATAGATTTAAGAGACAACAATGCATAATGGACAGAAAAAATTGCTGATGAAATTAAAATTGTATTTTGGTAAGCCAACGGATATGTTCAAGAACATAGACATTCCACAAATGAGATGATATATTTTGGCATCTAAAAAGAGTTTAATGTttttgattgatggaaaaattgCAGCAAATCATCAGGGTAAACCAAACATGTACAAAACCTAACATGTTCTCTTTTGGTCCagattaataaaagaaaaaaaaaatcaaatagagaaggaAAGACTGGAAGAAATGATAAGAAAGCTAAGATGGTAATCCATTGAAtatttgcaaaatttaaatagatAATAGAATCAAATGTACAAGGGACTCTGCAATAATTAATAGGTGTCACTCCTAATGATAAAGTAGCTGACATCTTTTATCTGAACACAAAATATAG encodes:
- the LOC105059600 gene encoding novel plant SNARE 11 translates to MDLSAISEELAEIEGQINDIFRALSNGFQKLEKIKDPNRRSRQLEELTDKMRECKRLIKGFEKVMKEEESRNTHDNNKKLNEKKQSMIKELNSFVALKKQHASSLENKRVDLFDGLGVGDGVGDENVMLASTMTNQQLMDTGHQMMDETDQAIERSKKVVEDTVNVGAETAAALKAQTEQMSRIVNELDSIHFSIKKASQLVKEIGRSVATDRCIMAMLFLIVIGVVAIIIVKLVNPHNKDIRDIPGLAPPVSRKLLWDLSDR